In one window of Patescibacteria group bacterium DNA:
- the gatA gene encoding Asp-tRNA(Asn)/Glu-tRNA(Gln) amidotransferase subunit GatA, translating into MKLNKLTIKQAQEKMEQGEISSVDITRDCLERMRELNDKLNAVLTFCEEEAMKEAELADERRAKGETGPLLGIPYIAKDNILTKGVRTTAASKILDNYIAPYDATIIKKLRKAGAVLLGKANMDEFAHGASGENSAYGATHNPWDLTRVAGGSSSGPAAVVASDMCLFAMGTDTGGSVRCPASFCNLTGLKPTYGRSSRFGLVSMTSSTDVPGPITKDVADAEIVLSVMEGIDEHDATTVDAPATKMSQSNIKRKKIGVPEEFFKGTDEKILKIVNDAIAKFKEQGAEIVPITLPHAKYGIPVYYIITPSEVSSNLARFDGIRYGFSDVEAKNLLEVYKQSRGKGFGPEAKRRIMLGTFVLSAGYFDAYYLKAQKVRTKIKDELDRELEKVDIIITPTQPDIAFKIGDQSDDPLKMYLEDIFLSPASLAGLPAISIPGGFVDEMPVGIQLIGKRFDETTLFAFGKKYQEVTDWHQKKALI; encoded by the coding sequence ATGAAATTAAATAAATTAACAATTAAACAGGCACAGGAGAAAATGGAGCAAGGGGAAATTAGCTCGGTTGATATTACTCGGGATTGTTTGGAGCGGATGCGTGAATTGAACGATAAGTTGAATGCGGTTTTAACTTTTTGTGAAGAAGAGGCAATGAAGGAAGCGGAGCTCGCTGATGAGCGTCGGGCTAAAGGCGAAACCGGGCCTTTATTAGGAATACCATACATTGCTAAAGATAATATTTTAACTAAGGGTGTGCGCACCACGGCAGCATCGAAGATCTTGGACAATTATATTGCACCTTACGATGCGACAATTATCAAAAAATTGAGAAAAGCGGGTGCGGTCCTTTTGGGTAAGGCGAATATGGATGAATTTGCGCATGGTGCGAGTGGTGAAAATAGTGCTTATGGCGCAACACACAATCCTTGGGATTTAACGCGTGTAGCCGGTGGTTCATCAAGTGGACCAGCCGCTGTTGTGGCCTCCGATATGTGTTTATTTGCGATGGGTACTGATACAGGTGGATCAGTACGCTGTCCAGCTAGTTTTTGTAATCTCACTGGATTGAAACCAACCTATGGACGCAGTTCTCGTTTTGGTTTAGTGTCGATGACGAGTTCCACTGATGTGCCCGGACCAATTACTAAAGATGTTGCGGATGCGGAAATTGTTCTAAGTGTTATGGAGGGCATTGATGAGCATGATGCTACAACCGTGGATGCGCCGGCAACAAAAATGAGTCAGTCAAATATTAAGCGTAAGAAGATTGGTGTGCCTGAAGAATTTTTTAAAGGCACAGATGAAAAGATTTTGAAAATAGTTAATGACGCGATTGCGAAGTTTAAAGAGCAAGGCGCTGAGATTGTGCCGATTACTTTACCGCACGCAAAATATGGCATCCCGGTTTATTATATTATTACTCCAAGTGAGGTTAGCTCAAACTTAGCGCGCTTTGACGGTATTCGTTACGGTTTTAGTGATGTTGAGGCGAAGAATTTATTAGAAGTTTATAAGCAAAGTCGCGGTAAGGGCTTTGGTCCGGAGGCGAAGCGTCGTATCATGCTCGGCACCTTTGTTTTATCGGCTGGTTATTTTGACGCCTATTATTTAAAGGCGCAGAAGGTGCGAACCAAGATTAAAGATGAGCTTGACCGAGAATTGGAAAAAGTGGATATTATTATTACGCCAACCCAGCCAGATATTGCTTTTAAGATTGGTGATCAATCTGATGATCCTTTGAAGATGTATTTGGAAGATATTTTCTTGTCACCAGCATCTTTGGCTGGTTTACCAGCGATATCAATTCCGGGTGGCTTTGTTGATGAAATGCCCGTGGGGATCCAGTTGATTGGTAAAAGATTTGACGAGACAACCTTGTTTGCTTTTGGTAAAAAATATCAAGAGGTAACAGATTGGCATCAGAAAAAGGCATTAATATAA
- the gatC gene encoding Asp-tRNA(Asn)/Glu-tRNA(Gln) amidotransferase subunit GatC: MKLTKEEIQHIADLARLDLSEAEFEKYGSQLSGVLDYIDQLQEVNTDDLEPTAQVTGLENVYRSDEIKVWVADERLAALNLAPEIEEGQIKVKRVL, from the coding sequence ATGAAATTAACAAAAGAGGAAATACAACATATTGCCGACTTGGCGCGTTTGGATTTATCCGAGGCGGAGTTTGAAAAATATGGCAGCCAACTGTCAGGTGTTTTGGATTACATTGATCAATTGCAGGAGGTGAATACTGACGACTTAGAGCCGACAGCGCAGGTAACCGGCTTGGAAAATGTTTATCGTAGCGATGAAATAAAAGTCTGGGTGGCTGATGAGCGCTTGGCGGCTTTAAATTTAGCGCCTGAGATTGAAGAAGGGCAAATTAAAGTTAAACGAGTTTTGTAA
- the ligA gene encoding NAD-dependent DNA ligase LigA: protein MNKAEAKNRLEKLKDELNKHRYFYYVLDTPEINDTVYDSLKNELEAIEKQYPEFITPDSPTQRVGATPLEKFVKVPHNAPMMSMFDAFDFADMQDWETRNLNILLKTETSKLGAYFCELKMDGLAISLLYEGGVLMQGATRGDGKVGENVTQNIKTIEAIPLRLRMPTAAELKKIGFDQDDVESVLSIVQDGVLEFRGEAIITTKVFAEINKRQVEKGGTVFANPRNAAAGTIRQLDSKIVAERKLDFHVYGLVTNINFLTHDQELQLANLLGFKTLKQNKICKDLQEVEEFHDYWDKNRNKLPFECDGVVVKVNDLSLWPVLGIVGKGPRYMMAYKFTAEQVTTKVREVEWQVGRTGVLTPVAILDPVRVGGVVVSHSTLHNMDEIKRLGLQIGDTVILERAGDVIPKVVQVLEKLRDGSEQEIFAPTKCPICGSVTEQALGEVAYKCLNKDCYAVNLRKLTHWTSKGAMDIEGLGPKVVEQLVKEKLVGDIADFYSLKKGDLLSLERFAEKSADNLIEAIEKKKDIELARFIYGLGIGHIGEETALLLTQSISNNDQRITNPVELYGYFNGLSLESLEKLNDIGPIVAKSIKNWFNDEKNIALLHRLANYGVTIKLAKIVAKNTVFQGKTVVLTGGLSSLTRDEAKGKIRQLGGKVSSTVSSKTDFLIAGTDAGSKLEKALELGLKILSEEEFLKLI from the coding sequence ATGAATAAAGCAGAAGCCAAAAATCGCTTAGAAAAATTGAAAGACGAGCTGAATAAGCATCGTTATTTTTATTATGTCTTAGATACACCGGAAATAAATGATACGGTTTATGATAGTTTGAAAAATGAATTGGAAGCAATTGAAAAACAATATCCGGAATTTATCACCCCTGACTCGCCAACGCAGCGAGTAGGCGCGACACCTTTGGAAAAATTTGTTAAAGTGCCGCACAACGCGCCGATGATGTCAATGTTTGATGCTTTTGATTTCGCAGATATGCAAGATTGGGAAACGCGTAATTTGAACATTTTGCTAAAAACTGAAACAAGTAAATTGGGTGCATATTTTTGTGAACTAAAAATGGATGGCCTGGCAATTAGCCTTCTTTATGAAGGTGGTGTGTTGATGCAGGGGGCAACGCGGGGTGATGGCAAGGTGGGGGAAAATGTGACTCAGAATATCAAGACGATTGAGGCAATTCCGCTCCGTTTGCGCATGCCGACTGCCGCTGAGTTGAAAAAGATTGGCTTTGATCAAGATGACGTTGAGAGTGTTTTAAGTATCGTCCAAGATGGTGTTTTAGAGTTTCGTGGTGAAGCCATTATTACGACGAAAGTTTTTGCGGAAATCAATAAACGACAAGTAGAAAAAGGTGGGACAGTTTTTGCGAACCCGCGTAATGCGGCGGCGGGGACGATTCGGCAATTGGATTCCAAGATTGTGGCTGAGCGCAAACTGGATTTTCACGTATATGGATTGGTTACGAATATTAATTTTTTAACCCATGACCAGGAATTGCAGTTGGCCAATCTTTTGGGCTTTAAAACTTTAAAGCAAAATAAAATCTGTAAAGATTTACAAGAGGTTGAAGAGTTTCATGATTATTGGGACAAGAATCGTAATAAACTGCCGTTTGAATGCGATGGCGTCGTGGTAAAGGTAAATGATTTATCTCTGTGGCCAGTGTTGGGCATTGTTGGCAAGGGGCCGCGCTATATGATGGCCTATAAGTTTACGGCTGAACAGGTAACCACGAAGGTGCGCGAGGTGGAGTGGCAAGTGGGACGCACGGGCGTGCTAACACCAGTGGCGATTCTTGATCCGGTGCGCGTGGGCGGAGTAGTAGTGAGTCATTCGACTTTGCATAATATGGATGAGATTAAACGTCTCGGTTTGCAAATTGGCGATACGGTAATTTTGGAAAGAGCGGGTGATGTAATTCCGAAGGTGGTACAGGTGTTGGAGAAATTACGTGATGGCAGTGAACAAGAAATTTTTGCACCGACAAAGTGTCCAATTTGTGGCAGCGTGACCGAACAGGCACTAGGCGAGGTGGCATATAAATGTTTGAATAAGGATTGTTACGCGGTTAACTTGCGTAAATTAACTCATTGGACGAGCAAAGGGGCGATGGACATTGAAGGCTTGGGTCCAAAAGTGGTGGAGCAGTTAGTGAAAGAAAAATTAGTGGGTGATATTGCAGACTTTTATAGTTTGAAAAAAGGTGACTTGTTATCCCTGGAAAGATTTGCAGAGAAATCGGCGGACAATTTAATTGAGGCAATTGAAAAGAAAAAAGACATTGAATTGGCGCGCTTTATTTATGGTCTGGGAATTGGCCACATTGGTGAGGAAACCGCTCTATTGCTTACACAATCAATTTCTAATAATGACCAAAGAATAACAAATCCAGTTGAGCTTTATGGTTATTTTAATGGCCTAAGCTTGGAATCTTTGGAAAAATTAAATGATATTGGTCCGATTGTGGCTAAAAGTATTAAAAATTGGTTTAATGATGAGAAAAATATCGCCTTATTGCATAGATTAGCTAATTATGGTGTAACCATAAAATTGGCTAAAATTGTAGCAAAAAATACAGTGTTCCAGGGTAAAACCGTAGTTTTGACCGGTGGTTTATCCAGTTTGACAAGGGACGAGGCAAAGGGTAAAATAAGACAATTAGGAGGTAAAGTCTCCTCAACTGTCAGTTCCAAGACTGATTTTTTGATTGCCGGAACAGATGCGGGTAGTAAATTGGAAAAAGCTTTAGAATTGGGGCTGAAGATATTAAGTGAAGAAGAATTTTTAAAATTAATATGA
- a CDS encoding prepilin-type N-terminal cleavage/methylation domain-containing protein has protein sequence MKNFLKQINNNTAFSIIEVMVAIGIVSVGMMGVLSLMTRNVLTQTLNKNNLIASMLAQEGLELVREVRDTNWLIDPPVSFDDGIPATSTIDFYGFESTGQDFSSSATDIKMDEYGFYGHTGATSTIFKRLITVSRTNPEFINVKSTVRWSQSGKNHDYIAETLLYDWR, from the coding sequence ATGAAAAATTTTTTAAAACAAATTAATAATAATACAGCTTTTTCGATTATTGAGGTGATGGTCGCGATTGGCATAGTAAGTGTCGGCATGATGGGTGTTTTGTCTTTGATGACGCGAAATGTTCTCACTCAGACGTTGAATAAAAATAATTTAATCGCGTCCATGTTGGCGCAAGAGGGATTGGAGTTGGTTAGAGAGGTTCGTGACACTAATTGGTTAATAGATCCACCTGTAAGTTTTGATGATGGCATACCAGCTACGTCGACAATTGATTTTTATGGGTTTGAATCAACGGGTCAAGATTTTAGCAGCTCGGCGACTGACATAAAGATGGATGAATATGGTTTTTATGGGCACACTGGCGCCACCAGCACTATTTTTAAGAGATTAATTACGGTGTCTCGTACGAACCCTGAGTTTATAAATGTAAAATCAACTGTTCGCTGGAGTCAGAGTGGCAAAAATCATGACTATATTGCTGAGACTTTATTGTATGATTGGCGTTGA
- a CDS encoding prepilin-type N-terminal cleavage/methylation domain-containing protein: MNFSHEQSGFSLMEIMVTIAIIGILSAVTIVNYASIGKKNSVSLAAQNLSSDIHKTQSYALNGKIVGTNKGYWGVYFDKDNNGKYIIFADNDQDNLRDSGDTDYQVVNLPKGVKIMDVHPSAQISLVYAPPDPKIAINPGAVSSAMIGLSNYDDTNTKVIEVNIFGLVDVD, translated from the coding sequence ATGAATTTTTCACACGAACAATCAGGTTTTAGTTTGATGGAGATAATGGTAACTATCGCCATTATTGGCATACTATCAGCCGTAACAATTGTTAATTATGCGTCTATAGGTAAAAAAAATTCCGTGTCTTTGGCGGCACAAAACTTAAGCAGTGATATTCATAAAACGCAGAGCTATGCCTTGAATGGGAAAATTGTCGGCACTAATAAGGGTTATTGGGGGGTTTATTTTGACAAGGATAATAATGGTAAGTATATAATTTTTGCAGACAATGATCAGGACAACTTAAGAGATAGTGGTGATACGGACTACCAAGTTGTTAATCTGCCAAAGGGCGTAAAAATAATGGATGTTCACCCAAGTGCACAGATTTCTTTGGTTTATGCGCCGCCAGATCCAAAAATTGCTATTAATCCGGGCGCAGTAAGTAGTGCAATGATTGGTTTGTCAAATTATGACGACACTAATACTAAAGTGATAGAAGTGAACATCTTCGGTTTAGTTGATGTTGATTAA
- a CDS encoding prepilin peptidase, whose protein sequence is MDYSIFSFFALLFGLIIGSFLNALIWRLHTGESMMERSKCPKCGKAIAWYDNVPVLSYLFLLGKCRGCKMRISFQYPLVELITGLLFMLAFNFSARGGSVLGGQLPNYIFFITLFRDFFLISTMIIVFIYDLRWYLILDVITLPSIAVLFVLNLVLGISWQSLLLSGIIGGGFFLLQFIISKGKWIGGGDIRLGFLMGIALGWPQIITALMLAYIAGAFIGIGLIVFGKKKWSSHVPFGVFLSVATIVTLFWGDPLLRWYFGFIGV, encoded by the coding sequence ATGGATTATTCAATTTTTTCATTTTTTGCACTTCTTTTCGGTTTAATTATCGGCTCTTTTTTAAATGCCTTAATTTGGCGTCTGCATACCGGTGAGAGTATGATGGAGCGTTCCAAATGTCCTAAGTGCGGAAAGGCAATTGCGTGGTATGACAATGTCCCAGTTTTGAGCTATTTGTTTTTACTCGGAAAATGTCGCGGTTGTAAAATGCGAATATCTTTTCAGTATCCGCTTGTGGAGTTGATTACGGGTTTGTTATTCATGCTTGCGTTTAATTTTTCCGCCCGCGGTGGGTCGGTCTTGGGAGGACAATTGCCTAATTATATATTTTTTATAACTTTATTTCGTGACTTTTTTTTGATTTCGACAATGATTATTGTCTTTATCTATGATTTACGCTGGTATCTTATTTTAGATGTGATAACCTTGCCATCAATTGCTGTACTTTTTGTCTTAAATTTAGTTCTGGGAATAAGCTGGCAAAGCCTGTTGCTTTCGGGTATAATAGGGGGTGGTTTTTTCTTGTTACAATTTATTATTTCGAAAGGAAAATGGATAGGCGGTGGCGACATTCGGCTTGGATTTTTAATGGGCATCGCCCTGGGTTGGCCTCAGATTATTACCGCCTTAATGTTGGCATATATCGCCGGGGCTTTTATAGGAATAGGTTTAATTGTATTTGGTAAAAAGAAATGGAGCTCACATGTTCCTTTTGGCGTGTTTCTATCGGTCGCCACAATTGTGACTTTATTCTGGGGGGATCCTTTATTAAGGTGGTATTTTGGTTTTATTGGAGTTTAG
- a CDS encoding type II secretion system protein GspG, translating to MIIRETVKHELNLKEILLLIAVVGLIALVAGIALNNSQRNNRDTVRVTDVVQMQNALELYYFNCNKYPTEVKPGGVIGDEECGGPYLSFVPSDPKTNAPYYYLPCVGSGPYTCQAGLADATSYQLYYSLDGKAGRVPMGKHIAVPGKLY from the coding sequence ATGATTATTAGAGAGACTGTTAAACATGAATTAAATTTAAAAGAAATTTTGCTTCTTATTGCCGTTGTTGGCTTGATTGCTTTGGTGGCGGGAATTGCCCTGAATAATTCACAGAGAAATAATCGTGATACCGTTCGAGTGACTGACGTGGTGCAGATGCAAAATGCTCTTGAATTATATTATTTTAATTGCAATAAGTATCCGACTGAAGTAAAACCGGGTGGTGTAATCGGAGACGAGGAGTGTGGTGGTCCATATTTATCTTTTGTGCCATCAGACCCCAAGACAAATGCGCCGTATTATTATCTTCCCTGCGTGGGCAGTGGCCCGTATACATGTCAAGCGGGATTAGCTGATGCGACTAGCTATCAGTTGTATTATTCCTTGGATGGCAAGGCTGGGCGAGTGCCGATGGGTAAGCACATTGCTGTGCCTGGGAAATTATATTAA
- the secF gene encoding protein translocase subunit SecF encodes MINIIKTRKIWLSISGLLVATSAVMLIMWGLKFGIDFTGGSLLEVEFSANRPTVNEVQSSVSDLNLGSLVVQPIGEKGMIIRFQDVTEEKHQEVMVKLNKMAGGEATVDKKEASKKSEEIKTDNKNIVIETTSNEAEAGKAQVSEIRFESVGPTIGNELKAKSFNAGIIVLLAIAIFMAVAFNKVSKPVASWKYGVASIVALFHDVFITLGVFAFLGHFYGVEIGTPFVAAILTVLGYSVNDTIVVFDRIRENLPKSSLDFEGTVNMSVVQTLSRSINTSLIVMLALTAIILFGGETIRSFVSALAIGVFVGTYSSIFIASPILVIWEKVGKR; translated from the coding sequence ATGATTAATATTATCAAAACAAGAAAAATATGGTTATCAATTTCTGGTTTATTAGTCGCTACTTCAGCAGTAATGTTGATTATGTGGGGCTTAAAATTCGGAATCGATTTTACCGGAGGAAGTCTTTTGGAGGTAGAATTTTCAGCTAACAGACCGACTGTTAATGAAGTTCAATCTTCAGTAAGTGATTTGAATTTAGGAAGCCTTGTCGTGCAACCAATAGGAGAAAAGGGGATGATTATTAGATTTCAAGATGTGACTGAGGAAAAACATCAAGAAGTTATGGTGAAATTGAATAAGATGGCTGGAGGTGAAGCTACTGTTGATAAGAAAGAAGCTTCAAAAAAGAGTGAAGAAATAAAAACAGACAACAAAAATATTGTAATCGAGACAACTAGCAATGAAGCTGAGGCGGGAAAGGCTCAAGTTTCTGAAATTCGTTTCGAGTCAGTTGGACCGACAATTGGCAATGAATTAAAAGCAAAATCTTTTAATGCTGGCATTATTGTTTTATTGGCAATTGCTATTTTTATGGCTGTTGCCTTTAATAAGGTGTCAAAGCCAGTTGCTTCTTGGAAGTATGGCGTAGCTTCAATCGTGGCCTTATTCCATGATGTCTTCATTACCTTAGGTGTTTTTGCCTTTTTGGGACATTTTTATGGTGTGGAAATTGGGACTCCCTTTGTGGCTGCGATTCTTACAGTTTTGGGTTATTCAGTTAATGATACCATTGTGGTTTTCGATAGAATTAGAGAAAATTTACCAAAAAGCAGTTTGGATTTTGAGGGCACGGTTAATATGTCTGTAGTTCAAACTTTGTCCCGATCAATTAACACATCATTGATTGTGATGTTGGCGCTAACTGCAATTATTCTTTTTGGTGGCGAAACAATTAGATCATTCGTGTCTGCCCTAGCCATTGGTGTTTTTGTCGGAACTTATTCCTCGATTTTTATTGCTAGCCCAATTTTGGTAATCTGGGAGAAGGTAGGTAAGAGGTAA
- the secD gene encoding protein translocase subunit SecD, translated as MIKKVFQPSQRGKVWRSFILVTLLVIFAAVIDAGAYYNRATDWVAGKTHNVVQLPKTKEIPFRLGLDLQGGTHLVYQADMSKVPSGDQVVALEGVRDVIEKRVNAFGVSEPLVQTNSSGGDYRVIVELAGIKDVNQAIKMIGETPLLEFKEEGTEAPQLDKAGQDKIDTFNKEAEKRAESVLGKVISGGDFAALAKEFSEDTNTKDNGGDLGWINESTDPGIVAKVKDMTVGKTSSDLVRAANGFDIYKLEEKRKKTNPFDDKQIEKEVKASHILICYTGSEGCTKEISKEAAYAKIKEIKAKATPKNFASLAKEYSNDPGAANGGDLGWFGKAAMVEPFSDAVFAQKVGEISFVVETKFGYHIILKEGERESYEYKVSRIFTRSMTPQDVAGTDKNWKNTELSGKNLKRASVQFDPNSNQPQVSLEFDEQGAKFFEDITARNVNKQVAIFLDGYVISSPNVNEKISGGKAVISGSFNIQEAKLLAQRLNAGALPVPINLVGQQTVGASLGNESLRTSLRAGVIGLIFIAVFMILYYRFAGILSVISLFVYGVLLLAIFKIWPVTMTLSGIAGIVLSMGIAVDANVLIFERLKEEMRSGKPLSMAIRESFNRAWPSIRDGNLSTLITCFVLIQLSTSTVKGFAITLGLGVVVSMFSAIIFTRLLFDLLPVSWFENNKWLVGAVKK; from the coding sequence ATGATTAAAAAAGTATTTCAACCAAGTCAGAGGGGAAAGGTTTGGAGATCTTTCATTTTGGTAACCTTATTGGTTATTTTTGCAGCCGTTATCGATGCTGGCGCTTATTATAATAGAGCGACTGATTGGGTGGCTGGTAAAACTCACAACGTTGTGCAATTGCCGAAGACCAAGGAGATTCCTTTTCGACTAGGGCTTGATTTGCAAGGAGGTACGCATTTAGTTTATCAAGCTGACATGTCCAAGGTTCCTAGTGGCGATCAAGTTGTAGCCCTAGAAGGCGTTCGTGATGTAATCGAAAAAAGAGTAAATGCATTCGGCGTAAGTGAGCCTTTGGTGCAGACCAATAGTTCTGGTGGCGATTATCGGGTGATTGTAGAATTAGCCGGCATTAAAGATGTTAATCAAGCGATTAAAATGATTGGTGAAACTCCATTATTAGAATTCAAAGAAGAGGGTACTGAGGCGCCTCAATTGGATAAGGCAGGACAAGACAAGATTGATACTTTTAATAAGGAAGCGGAGAAGCGGGCGGAAAGTGTCTTGGGTAAGGTAATTTCTGGTGGTGATTTTGCAGCTTTGGCTAAAGAGTTTAGTGAAGACACAAACACCAAGGATAATGGCGGTGATTTGGGTTGGATTAACGAATCTACCGATCCGGGAATTGTAGCTAAAGTAAAAGATATGACTGTGGGCAAAACTTCTAGTGATCTAGTTCGTGCGGCCAATGGTTTTGATATTTATAAATTAGAAGAAAAAAGAAAAAAGACAAATCCTTTTGACGACAAGCAAATTGAAAAAGAGGTAAAAGCTTCACATATTTTAATTTGTTATACAGGCTCTGAAGGTTGTACTAAAGAAATTAGCAAAGAGGCGGCTTATGCAAAAATCAAGGAAATTAAAGCCAAGGCTACTCCAAAAAACTTTGCTAGCTTGGCTAAAGAATACTCCAATGATCCAGGCGCTGCTAATGGCGGTGATTTGGGTTGGTTTGGTAAGGCAGCAATGGTTGAGCCTTTTTCTGATGCGGTATTTGCACAAAAAGTGGGCGAGATTTCCTTTGTTGTTGAAACTAAATTCGGCTACCACATTATTTTAAAAGAAGGCGAGAGAGAGTCTTATGAATATAAAGTGAGTCGTATTTTTACTAGATCAATGACGCCACAAGATGTGGCTGGCACTGATAAGAATTGGAAAAATACTGAATTAAGTGGCAAAAACTTAAAAAGAGCTTCAGTACAGTTTGATCCAAATTCAAATCAACCACAAGTGTCTTTGGAATTTGATGAACAGGGGGCAAAATTCTTTGAAGATATTACCGCGCGTAATGTGAACAAACAGGTGGCAATCTTTTTGGATGGTTATGTTATCAGTAGTCCAAATGTAAATGAAAAGATTTCCGGTGGAAAAGCGGTTATTTCTGGTAGCTTTAATATCCAAGAGGCAAAATTATTAGCACAGAGATTGAATGCTGGTGCCTTGCCTGTGCCAATTAACTTAGTAGGTCAACAAACAGTGGGCGCTTCTCTTGGTAATGAGTCCTTGAGGACAAGTTTGCGAGCGGGTGTTATCGGCCTAATTTTTATTGCGGTCTTTATGATTTTATACTATCGTTTTGCGGGTATTTTATCAGTTATTTCTTTGTTTGTTTATGGTGTTTTACTTTTAGCAATCTTTAAGATTTGGCCGGTAACAATGACCTTGTCTGGTATTGCTGGTATTGTTTTGTCAATGGGTATTGCAGTTGATGCCAATGTATTAATCTTTGAAAGATTAAAAGAAGAAATGCGCAGTGGCAAACCGCTAAGCATGGCAATTCGTGAATCATTTAATCGCGCTTGGCCGTCTATTCGTGACGGAAATCTGTCAACCTTAATTACTTGTTTTGTATTGATTCAGCTATCAACTAGTACAGTAAAAGGTTTTGCTATTACTTTAGGCTTGGGTGTAGTTGTGTCAATGTTCTCAGCGATTATTTTTACTAGATTATTATTCGATTTGTTGCCAGTTAGCTGGTTTGAAAATAATAAATGGCTAGTGGGAGCTGTGAAGAAATAG
- a CDS encoding HD domain-containing protein — protein sequence MSSKNQDIHEYPMKLIKYFAKRPWDEVSVKDAMARDKTGVVEKAHDCSGGMHNNTFRLDGKPVKTHPEKVVKILIWFGVDEPVISAAAYLHDAPEDVSEKILEEIEEDYPEQVYSIVHRVTKKDDMSDREHFRLIIRDFDSIIVKLADRYHNLRNMAKNLYLKRPVVRENPGEVRQGPKKPFTKKKLYRYIKETERFVYPLGEKISQSDYRYAKEGEKLYMAVQEAVVMAKLALKVPKRVIMRYQRKRRQPTLF from the coding sequence ATGTCTAGTAAAAATCAGGATATTCATGAATATCCGATGAAATTAATTAAATATTTTGCAAAAAGACCATGGGATGAAGTCAGCGTGAAAGATGCAATGGCTAGGGATAAAACTGGTGTAGTTGAAAAAGCCCACGATTGTTCTGGTGGTATGCATAATAACACATTTAGGCTGGATGGTAAGCCGGTAAAAACTCATCCAGAAAAAGTTGTTAAAATTTTGATTTGGTTTGGGGTTGATGAGCCGGTAATCTCAGCAGCGGCTTATTTACATGATGCTCCGGAAGATGTCAGTGAAAAAATTTTGGAAGAAATTGAAGAGGATTATCCAGAACAAGTATATTCAATTGTTCATAGGGTGACCAAGAAAGATGATATGTCTGACAGGGAACATTTTCGTTTGATTATAAGGGATTTTGATAGCATTATAGTAAAATTAGCCGACAGGTATCACAACTTAAGAAATATGGCTAAAAATCTATATTTAAAGAGGCCGGTTGTTAGAGAAAATCCTGGCGAAGTAAGGCAGGGTCCTAAAAAACCTTTTACCAAGAAGAAGCTTTATAGATATATAAAGGAAACTGAGAGATTTGTTTATCCGCTTGGGGAAAAAATTTCTCAGTCTGACTACAGATACGCCAAAGAAGGGGAAAAGCTTTATATGGCAGTACAAGAAGCAGTTGTTATGGCTAAATTGGCCTTAAAAGTGCCAAAAAGGGTGATTATGCGCTATCAAAGAAAGCGCAGACAGCCAACATTATTTTGA